In Oryza brachyantha chromosome 1, ObraRS2, whole genome shotgun sequence, the following are encoded in one genomic region:
- the LOC102720387 gene encoding protein GOS9-like: MEIGTALQCLKSLLQDGLVKIGMFGATSGTMRDIDVAPKHLKAVTIRSIDTIDRLTFHFDDEKGNQIMGGEWGGNLGNDHTFYLDRDEYLKQVSGTFGPFELQKLPCTVNSLTFISNKGKRYGPFGTRGAKDTSFDIPVEKGSIVGFYARADGFVSAIGFYIRP, translated from the exons ATGGAGATTGGCACTGCTTTGCAATGTCTTAAGTCTCTGCTCCAG GATGGACTTGTTAAGATCGGAATGTTTGGTGCAACGAGTGGAACCATGCGTGACATTGATGTGGCGCCGAAGCATCTCAAGGCCGTGACAATTCGGAGCATAGACACCATCGATCGCCTCACCTTCCATTTTGACGACGAGAAAGGGAACCAGATCATGGGTGGCGAGTGGGGCGGCAACCTCGGAAACGATCACACG TTTTACTTGGACCGGGACGAGTATTTGAAGCAAGTTTCAGGGACATTTGGGCCGTTTGAACTCCAGAAACTGCCATGCACGGTGAACTCGCTGACCTTCATCAGCAACAAAGGGAAAAGGTACGGGCCATTCGGGACTCGGGGCGCCAAGGACACTTCGTTCGATATCCCCGTCGAGAAAGGCAGCATCGTCGGCTTCTACGCACGCGCCGACGGATTTGTTTCTGCCATTGGTTTCTACATTCGCCCGTAG